The following proteins come from a genomic window of Malus sylvestris chromosome 4, drMalSylv7.2, whole genome shotgun sequence:
- the LOC126617827 gene encoding TMV resistance protein N-like isoform X3, with translation MDIYASSSSSSSSAAAPAEDTKKRQTLIGATKRRHPFWVQKIWSLVKLVTCQRLLHCKRLKEKAQKEIEKKEENITKRNRSGDDDDTDCEWSKARRREVVDIASSSSSAAAPVDADDTKKYDVFISFRGEDTRRGITSHLHAALLEKKITTYIDDKLKRGDEIAPALLEAIEESQLSVIIFSKDYASSTWCLDELVHILECKEKHGQMVIPVFYDINPSDVRKHHGSYAGAFAQLEKRFNDSIDKVHKWSNALKNAADISGFVSKNYGTDADLVKEVVKDIWTKLCRESSCDLKGYVGIECRIKKIESLLSIHSPDACITVGIWGMGGIGKTTLAETVFHRLSSKFEASCFLKNVREKSEQPDGLDCLQKKLLSEIFKEEDLSIGSTAVRIRLSRTKVLVVLDDVSSSMQMERLAGDRLRYGTGSRIIITSRDRSTLTATVEEDNIYEVEVLKPDDALQLFCSRAFKNNSTCITDYMELAEKAVHYARGVPLALTVLGSLFFNCKSNKEDWEDEFNRLKRFPSEDIQKVLRISYDRLEENEKEIFLDIACWHKGGPVDEVKRMLDVRGFVATAGIRRLIDMSLISIDSNWGRETIEMHDLLQEMGRTIVLKDPGKRSRLFNDEDVYCVLRSNTETPNVEAIRVHWSYIAKRPLKRADFKVMCNLRLLIVYGGHKLNASLDLPGSLRYLYCDWYPLESLPSNFCPENLVELHLPYSNVKKLWREDHILVNLQVIDLRHSINLTEVPNLSGSLKIVHINLNGCFSLVEIPGCFQHLDKLTHLHLQDCTSLKYIPEMPGNIQHLNLRGAGIKELPESVWSNKNISYLNIGRCEDLEKLPSNNCELKVSNVLGIESCTSLGEFSELPRDITKLSLIDFKRLVSLPTHICKLKYLEELNLSGCSKLENFPEILEPMEHLVSLRLKETAVKMLPSPIENLIRLQTLDLSGCKHLKDVPDGLVCSTSLQELNLSGTKVRSIPTSIKQASRLSKLFLVGCKQLQSLPELPVLCNVEAEGCTSLKTVSSTRTALTQGWVQHDCFCKRFINCPKLDNNARSNIMEEAQIRIMREATSAPSKGTPWPEIQVVCQGKEIPNWFSYQNEGSSVNIKLRPDWFQTGLFGFALSAVVSGVPEPQCSLIVRANFIVKFMGESHELFTSVFSIPQDSRQNDSRQNDYSYDQYHVLVWNEAFSSERVAEKCSPNVYKLVNEASVDFYPVALYPRPYYGFAFEYSGRIIDPAGSLPPSKPMKVESCGIHRLYAEDVEKFKFDHVFMSTEPKVEEDYSFAVEYSGGIIDPEGSLPPSKPMKVESCGIRPLYAEDVEKFKFDHVFMSTEPKVEEDYSFAVEYSGGIIDPEGSLPPSKPMKVESCGIRPLYAEDVEKFKFDHVFMSTEPKVEEETRQDDDSEGGRSRDEPEACGSSEESEANDIHEYGSYGEACGSSGV, from the exons ATGGATATatatgcttcttcttcttcttcgtcgtcATCCGCTGCCGCTCCTGCTGAAGATACAAAAAA GCGGCAGACACTCATTGGGGCTACAAAGAGGCGACACCCATTTTGGGTGCAGAAGATTTGGTCTCTTGTCAAATTGGTAACTTGTCAGAGGTTA CTTCATTGCAAAAGATTGAAAGAGAAAGCGCAGAAGGAAATagaaaagaaggaagagaacATAACAAAGAG GAATCGATCAGGTGACGATGATGATACTGATTGTGAGTGGAGCAAAGCAAGGAGACGAG AGGTTGTGGATATCgcgtcttcttcttcatccgcTGCTGCTCCTGTTGATGCTGATGATACAAAAAAGTACGATGTGTTTATTAGTTTCAGAGGCGAGGACACCCGCCGTGGTATTACCAGCCACCTTCACGCTGCCTTACTTGAGAAAAAAATCACAACCTATATTGATGACAAGCTTAAGAGAGGAGATGAAATCGCACCTGCCCTTCTCGAAGCAATCGAGGAATCACAGCTTTCGGTGATCATTTTCTCGAAGGACTATGCTTCTTCCACTTGGTGTTTGGATGAGCTTGTGCATATACTCGAATGCAAGGAAAAACATGGCCAGATGGTTATACCCGTATTCTACGACATCAATCCATCTGATGTACGAAAACATCACGGGAGTTATGCGGGTGCATTTGCTCAACTTGAAAAACGTTTCAATGACAGTATTGATAAGGTGCACAAGTGGAGCAATGCTTTGAAGAATGCAGCAGATATATCTGGGTTTGTTTCAAAAAATTATGG GACTGATGCCGACTTAGTTAAGGAAGTTGTAAAGGATATTTGGACCAAATTGTGTCGCGAATCATCCTGTGATTTAAAGGGCTATGTTGGAATTGAATGCCGCATCAAGAAGATCGAATCGCTATTAAGCATTCATTCACCGGACGCTTGCATCACTGTAGGTATTTGGGGCATGGGTGGTATTGGCAAGACCACCCTTGCTGAAACTGTATTTCACAGACTCTCTTCTAAATTCGAAGCTTCTTGTTTTCTTAAAAATGTCAGGGAGAAATCTGAACAACCAGATGGACTAGATTGCCTGCAAAAGAAACTTCTAAGCGAGATATTCAAGGAAGAAGATCTATCCATAGGATCAACTGCCGTTCGAATTAGGCTTAGCCGCACAAAGGTCCTCGttgttcttgatgatgtgaGTAGTTCAATGCAAATGGAACGTTTAGCTGGCGATCGTCTCCGGTATGGCACTGGAAGTAGAATCATTATAACAAGTAGAGATAGGAGCACACTTACGGCAACTGTTGAAGAGGATAATATCTACGAGGTTGAGGTATTAAAACCGGATGACGCTCTTCAGCTCTTCTGTTCGCGTGCTTTCAAGAATAACAGTACTTGTATAACAGATTATATGGAGTTGGCAGAAAAGGCTGTGCATTATGCCAGAGGCGTTCCTTTAGCTCTTACAGTTCTAGGGTCATTGTTCTTCAATTGTAAGAGCAACAAAGAAGACTGGGAAGATGAATTCAACAGACTAAAACGATTTCCCAGTGAAGATATCCAGAAAGTGTTAAGAATAAGTTATGATAGATTGGAAGAGAATGAGAAAGAGATATTTCTGGATATAGCTTGTTGGCATAAAGGGGGTCCTGTGGATGAGGTAAAACGAATGTTAGATGTTCGTGGATTTGTTGCGACAGCCGGAATTAGACGTCTCATTGATATGTCTCTCATATCAATTGATTCAAATTGGGGAAGGGAAACCATAGAGATGCACGATTTGCTACAAGAAATGGGAAGGACAATTGTTCTTAAAGATCCCGGTAAACGGAGTAGGTTGTTCAATGATGAGGATGTCTATTGTGTATTGAGGAGTAACACG GAAACTCCAAATGTTGAAGCCATACGGGTTCATTGGTCTTACATTGCAAAGCGACCATTGAAACGTGCAGACTTCAAAGTGATGTGTAACCTAAGATTGCTAATTGTGTATGGTGGCCACAAATTGAACGCTTCCCTAGACCTTCCCGGTTCTCTTCGTTATCTTTACTGTGATTGGTATCCACTGGAATCTTTGCCGTCAAATTTTTGTCCGGAAAATCTTGTTGAGCTACATTTGCCCTATAGCAATGTTAAGAAGCTTTGGAGAGAAGATCat ATACTTGTCAACTTACAAGTTATTGATCTGCGTCACTCCATAAATCTAACTGAAGTTCCAAATCTCTCTGGGAGTCTAAAAATTGTGCACATAAATCTAAATGGCTGTTTTAGTTTGGTTGAAATTCCTGGGTGTTTTCAACATCTTGACAAGCttactcatcttcatcttcaagactGCACCAGCCTCAAGTATATTCCAGAGATGCCAGGAAATATTCAACACTTAAATTTACGAGGCGCTGGTATAAAGGAGTTGCCTGAGTCAGTTTGGTCTAACAAAAATATTTCTTACTTAAATATAGGTCGTTGCGAAGACCTTGAGAAACTTCCAAGCAACAACTGTGAGCTGAAAGTCTCTAATGTTTTGGGTATTGAGAGCTGCACATCTCTTGGTGAGTTTTCTGAGCTTCCCAGGGATATAACTAAATTATCATTGATTGATTTCAAGAGACTTGTGAGTCTACCAACCCACATTTGTAAGTTGAAATATCTGGAGGAACTCAATCTATCTGGCTGCTCTAAACTTGAAAACTTCCCAGAGATCTTGGAGCCAATGGAACATTTGGTGTCTCTTCGTTTGAAAGAGACAGCTGTCAAAATGCTTCCTTCGCCTATTGAAAATCTAATTAGGCTTCAAACTTTAGACCTTAGTGGCTGCAAGCACCTTAAGGATGTCCCTGATGGTCTCGTTTGCTCAACCTCATTGCAAGAATTAAATCTGAGTGGAACCAAGGTTAGGAGCATACCTACAAGCATCAAACAAGCTTCTCGGTTGTCTAAACTCTTCTTAGTCGGCTGCAAGCAGCTTCAATCTTTACCAGAGCTCCCAGTGCTATGTAATGTTGAAGCTGAAGGCTGCACGTCACTGAAGACAGTGTCAAGTACAAGGACAGCACTCACACAAGGTTGGGTTCAACATGATTGCTTTTGCAAACGTTTTATTAATTGCCCAAAATTGGATAATAATGCAAGGAGCAACATAATGGAAGAAGCACAGATTAGAATTATGCGAGAGGCAACTAGTGCTCCATCAAAGGGCACTCCTTGGCCTGAGATTCAGGTTGTATGTCAGGGAAAAGAAATTCCAAATTGGTTCAGCTATCAAAATGAGGGATCTTCAGTAAACATCAAGCTTCGTCCAGATTGGTTTCAAACAGGTTTATTTGGTTTCGCTCTGTCTGCTGTTGTTTCTGGGGTTCCAGAGCCGCAATGTTCCTTGATTGTAAGAGCTAATTTCATTGTCAAATTCATGGGTGAAAGCCATGAACTGTTCACTTCTGTATTCTCTATCCCACAAGACAGCCGCCAGAACGATAGCCGCCAGAACGACTACAGTTACGACCAATATCACGTGCTTGTGTGGAATGAGGCCTTTAGTAGTGAAAGGGTAGCAGAAAAATGCTCCCCTAATGTTTACAAACTTGTCAATGAGGCCTCTGTTGACTTCTACCCTGTTGCCTTATACCCGCGGCCTTATTATGGCTTCGCATTCGAGTATTCCGGTAGGATAATTGATCCAGCGGGCAGCTTGCCACCTTCCAAACCCATGAAGGTGGAAAGCTGTGGTATACACCGGTTGTATGCCGAAGATGTTgagaaattcaaatttgatcatgTCTTCATGTCGACGGAACCAAAAGTAGAAGAAGATTATAGCTTCGCAGTCGAGTATTCCGGTGGGATAATTGATCCAGAGGGCAGCTTGCCACCTTCCAAACCCATGAAGGTGGAAAGCTGTGGTATACGCCCGTTGTATGCCGAAGATGTTgagaaattcaaatttgatcatgTCTTCATGTCGACGGAACCAAAAGTAGAAGAAGATTATAGCTTCGCAGTCGAGTATTCCGGTGGGATAATTGATCCAGAGGGCAGCTTGCCACCTTCCAAACCCATGAAGGTGGAAAGCTGTGGTATACGCCCGTTGTATGCCGAAGATGTTgagaaattcaaatttgatcatgTCTTCATGTCGACGGAACCAAaagtagaagaagaaacaaGACAAGATGACGATTCCGAAGGTGGTCGATCAAGAGATGAGCCTGAAGCATGTGGATCAAGTGAAGAGTCTGAAGCAAATGATATTCATGAATATGGGTCCTATGGGGAAGCCTGTGGATCAAGTGGAGTCTGA